The Chamaesiphon minutus PCC 6605 DNA window GATCCCCAAGCTTAATTCACTCCAACAGTTGTCGATTGTCATGGGTGGATCGCACGCTTTCTAGCGATAGAGTATCGATTGGAGCTAAAAATTCAACCGATCGAGTGCCAAGATTTATGTATAATATATTACAGAAATTTGAGTGCAAACGATGTCTACCAATCTAGCGGCGAACGATAAGGTCGATCGAATTCTCGATCTCGATTTTATTAACAGCGAGCTATTTTAGTCGATTGTCTTTGTCTTGTAAAACTCATGTTCGATTAACTTAATCGATAGTATTAGCTCTGCAAAGACTCGCTGAAATGCGTAATAGATACCATGCCAACCATCCAGAATCCCGCCTTTATAAATTAGGCAATAGACAAAAACTAGTACTGGCGCGATAACTTTAGCCAGTCTAATTTTATCTACAAAACTTAGTTGTGTTGGTGGTATATCGATCAGCTTTTTCATTTCTAAGTCTGCATATTTAATTTGCGAGTTAAACCATCTATTTACAGGTTTACGGTCGTCATGATAAATATGCTCTTTGAGAGTACCTGACAGACCTTTATTTACCAATAATTGGGTATGCCCGTCATCAATATAAGTACATGCCTCCTTGCGAAATAGTGCTTGACGCGGCGGAAGAATGGCTCGCTGTAAAGGTTTGCCAAATACGCAAAACTTGAACGGTACAAAGTAACCGTCGATCGAGCGATCGTTTAAAGCTGAAATCTCACCTACTAGTCGATCGGGAATACAATAGTCAGCATCGAGCGAAAGTACCCACTCCGAACTAACTTGTCGCACACCATAGTTCCATTGAATGGCATGAGTATCGAAAGCACGTTGGAAGACTTTGACACAAGGATAAGATTTGAGAATATTTAAGGTTTCATCATTACTATAACTGTCGATAACTACAATCTCTTTTGCCCATGCTAATTTTTCGATAGTTCGAGCTATATTGGGTGCTTCATTATAAGTGAGGATTAACGGGGTAACTTTATCTAACATTTGTGGCTATAGGTAATGATTTACTCTAGATCCGAACCTAAGATCGAGCTTGACGGTATTCTCGATTGAGATGGGCGATAGTTGCTAGAGAAATTTCTTTGGGACATACCGCCGAGCAGGAGCCAGTATTACTACAACTACCAAAACCTTCTTTGTCCATCTGTGTCACCATATTCAGAGCGCGGCGTTGTCGTTCGGGTTGCCCTTGTGGCAAGAGTGATAAGTGGGAGACTTTTGCTGCGACAAACAGCATTGCCGAGCTATTTTTACAAGCAGCAACACAGGCTCCGCAACCGATACACATTGCATCGGCAAAAGCAGCAGCGGCGATATCTTTGGCAATGGGTGTCGCATTAGCATCTACAGCGTTGCCAGTATTGACGGAAATATAGCCGCCAGATTGGATAATGCGATCGAATGCCGATCGATCGACCATTAAGTCTTTGATTATTGGAAAAGCATTCGCACGCCAGGGTTCGACTGTAATCGTGTCCCCATCCCGATAGGAACGCATATAGAGCTGACAGGTAGTACTAGCTGTCTTGGCACCATGCGGGCGACCATTGATATACATCGCACAGGAACCGCAAATACCTTCACGACAATCATGGTCGAAGGCGATCGGGTCTTCATCTGCGATAATCAGGTTTTGATTGAGTAGATCGATCGTTTCCAAAAAAGACATGTCTGGCGAAACGTCAGCAAGCTGATATGCCACAAATCGACCGCTAGATTGGGCTGAGGCTTGTCGCCAAATTTTGAGAGTGAGTTTCATTTGTAAGAACGTTGACTCAATTGTGCTAGCTCAAATTCTACCGGTTCTGGGTGAAACTGCCATTGAAGATCGGGTAGATATTCCCAGGCGGCAACATGAGCGTATGCCTTATCATTACGTTGAGCCTCACCCGCCTCGGTTTGGAATTCAGTGCGGAAATGACAGCCGCAGCTCTCTTGACGGTGGAGGGCATCGATACACATTAATTCGCCCAATTCGAGAAAATCAGCGACGCGTTGCGCCAGATCTAGTTCGGGATTGAGTGCATCGACGGTACCTGGAATTTTTGCATCTTGCCAAAACTCCGAGCGTAAAGCCTGAATTTCGAGAATCGCCGATTTTAATCCCGCTGCCGTTCGGACGATGCCGCAATGCTCCCACATAATTTGACCCAAGCGACGATGAAAACTAGTAACTGTTTGACAACCCTGAATGTCAATCAATCGCTCTAGTCTGGCTCGGACGGCGGCTTCCGCTCGCATAAACTCTGGTCGGTCGATCGAGATTGGAGCCGTACCCAGATCGTCAGCTAAATAGTTGCTAATTGTAGCCGGAATCGTAAAATAACCATCCGCCAAACCTTGCATCAAGGCCGAAGCACCGAGCCGATTGGCCCCATGTTCGCTAAAGTTAGCTTCTCCCAAACAATACAAACCAGGAATCGCGGTCATTAATTCATAATCTACCCATAACCCACCCATCGTGTAATGCACCGCTGGATAAATTCGCATGGGCACGGCATACGGATCTTCACCCGTAATCTGGGCATACATCGCAAACAAGTTGCCGTATTTATTTTGAATCGCCGCTCGACCGAATCGATCGAGAGCGGCAGCAAAATCGAGATATACCGCTCGTTGGGAATGACCGACCCCATAACCAGCGTCACACACTTCTTTAACCGCGCGGGAGGCAATATCGCGGGGGACGAGATTGCCATAGGCGGGATAGCGTCGCTCCAAAAAGTAGTCGCGTTCCGATTCGGGAATTTCTACAGCCGGACGGCGATCTCCTGCCGTTTTGGGTACCCAAATTCGACCGTCGTTGCGCAAACTCTCCGACATCAGCGTCAGTTTCGACTGATGTTCGCCAGCCACGGGAATACAAGTCGGGTGAATCTGGGTAAAGCAAGGATTGGCAAATAATGCACCTTGCTTGTGAGCTTTCCAACTCGCACTCACGTTACTACCGATCGCATTGGTAGATAGATAAAAAACATTACTATATCCGCCCGAACACAGCAGCACCGCATGACCGAAATGTCGCTCTAGTTCGCCTGTGATTAAGTTACGAGCGATAATCCCCCGCGCTTTACCGTCGATGCGGACAAGATCGAGCATTTCGTGGCGGGTATACATGGCAATCTTACCCAGCGCGACTTGGCGTTCGAGGGCTTGATAGGCACCCAGCAACAGTTGCTGCCCCGTCTGTCCCGCCGCGTAGAAGGTACGCTGTACCTGCGTGCCACCAAAAGAGCGATTGCTAAGCATTCCGCCATATTCGCGCGCAAATGGGACGCCTTGAGCCACGCAGTGGTCGATAATCTGGGTGCTAATTGTGGCTAATCGATAGACATTGGCTTCTCGCGATCGATAGTCACCACCCTTAATCGTATCTATAAATAACCGCTGGACGGAATCGCCATCATTCTGATAGTTCTTAGCTGCATTAATCCCCCCTTGGGCGGCGATACTATGGGCGCGGCGGGGGGAATCCTGAAAACAAAAAGCTTTGACTCGATAGCCCTGTTCTGCCAGAGTCGCCGCTGCCGAGGCTCCAGCCAATCCGGTACCGATGATGATAATTTCTAGCTTACTTTTATTGGCAGGACTAATCAGACGGGCATTTTCTTGGTAAGTCTGCCACTGTTGAGCCACAGGCACCGCTGGAATTTTAGAATCGAGCATAGCCACTAATGAAGAAAAAGATCGGAATAGCTGCCAACCCTAATGGTACTACAATGGCAAAACTAATGCCGATCGGAGCGATGAGCTGAAGATATTGCTCTGTTACGCCCAGCGTAATGCACAGGCTGCGCCAGCCGTGGAGTAGATGTGCCGATAGCGCAATACAACCTAGCACGTAGATAGAGATTACCCAGCCGTGGCTCATGGTGTCTCGCACCAGCCTATACAAACTATCGGTGCTAGTTCCGATCGCGTTAGGCAACCAGAATTGGTATAAGTGTAAGACTAAGAAGACTAAAATTATCCCACCGAGCAGACCCATCGATCGAGCCGGATCGAATGACAAGCCAGGATTGACAGCATAAGGGGTGCTGCGTTTCGACTGGTTTTGGATACTAAGAGATATCCCCTGCCAAATATGGACGATCGAGCTACTAAATACCAATATTTCTAGGCCGTGTAGTAGCCAATTATGACGAAGTAGCTCGGCGGTGCGATCGAATAACCGACCGCCATCATTAACAAAAAGGGTAGCATTGAGGCCGAGATGGACGACTAAAAAAGCTATTAAGAACAGCCCCGTGCCAGCCATGATGACTTTGCGGCCGATCGAAGAGGAGTAAAAGTTAGGGACTTGCATATCGATACTTCATAACAGATCTCGGTAAACTCGAATTAACTCTACGGCAATCGGCTCCCAAGTGTAGTGTTCGAGTGTAAACTGACGAGCGCGATCGCCGATCGATTTGGCTAGATCGAGATCGGTTAAGACTCGATCGAGGACATGAGCGATCGATTCGATATCTAAATCGGCGACAAAGCCAAGACCTTTATCGCTCACAACCGGAGCTAGACCGACCCCTGGGGTAACTAAGACTGGAGTACCAACTGCTAAGGCTTCTAAGACAGAAATCCCAAAGTTTTCGGAGTGCGAGGTTAATGCAAATAAATTAGCTCCTTGAATTAATAAATCTTTGCGTTCTCCCTCAACAAACCCAACCATCCGCGTCCGCTGCTCGATGCCAGCATCAGCTAGTAATGCCTGAATTTCGGCTTCATAAGCTGGAGTACCATTGCCAGCCAAGACAAAAGTAAACCGCCGCTCTGTGATCCGTCCGAGCGCAGGAATCAAATACTCTAAACCTTTTTTATAATGCAGTCGAGATAAAAATAGAATAATTGGTTCGTCTAGGGCACAATTCAAACTTTGACGCAGGAGTTTAGCGGCATCCGGAATCTGGACTGGGGTATCTGTCAGGGCAAGTGGTAAGACAAAGGTTTGCGACTTCAAGTTCAGTGTCGCCACATCATCGCTTTCTTGCTGGCAAGTTACCTGGATCGATCGAGCACCATTAAGATTGGCTCGTTCGATCGCATTGAGATAAGTTTGCTTTTTCTGTCCGCCTTGCTGAAGCGACCACGCACAGAGCATTCCATGTGGGGTGGTAATGTACGGAATACCTCTGAATCGCGCGATCGCCATCGTTACTGTGGCTGTGTACGAAAATAGTGCATGAACGTGAATCACATCGTACTTGGTTACATTTTGGAATAACCAATTTGTAAACGATCCCGAAAATGCAAAGTCCCGGAGTGCGGGTAATTGGGGCGAGAAGCGAGCAAAAAAATAAGTAGGAACTCGATCGTAGATAGTAGACTTCCCTAATGGCACATCGAGCAAATTGTCCCCATCATCATTGGTAGTGGCAATTTCAGCATCGATCCCGCAATCTCGGAGGGCGCGCACCATATCTAAGACGGCGCGACTCGTCCCCCCTCTGGCGGGAGAAACCGAAGGAATTACATGTAAGATCTTCACTGATATATCCCAACATTATCGACATATTCTGCTTCGATACTCGCCTGATAAGTACGGAATCGATCGACTTCGAGTAAATATCCACCCATCATCAAATATGTCAAGAATGCCAGCAGCGAGAATGTAATATTCCCTAATAAAAATGCTTCAAAACAACTACCAATTAGCATCGATCCTAGTCCTGCGATTACGGCACTGCTCTGAAAAAAGTAATATGAATTACGATTGCTCAATTGATTTAGTTGCCAAATCATCTTCACAGACTCCCATCCCATCATCATCATCGGAATGAATCCCATTAAGCCAAGAGATGCGCCTACAGCGAGCCAAGAGTTTTCACCATAACCAAATCGACTGCCCTGTGCGAGTGGAGATCCGAATAAAATATTATCCATAAAAGCATTCCACATCCCATTCCAGACATTTTCACGAGTATTACTGGTAGATGTAAAGCGATCGCTCACATTTGTATCTATCCCTGTTGATGATGAACTCAAAGAATCTGCTCCTAAAAATGGTAAAACCAAGGCTGCGGATATGGCTAAAAACAAGATAATGCGTAACCAAGCTCCGCCATTATTCCGGTAAAACAATAAAATTGAAACAGCACTCATCATTAAGCCCGTACGAGAACCACTGAGTAATAAAAAGTACAAGGTTACCATTAAGGTTGCTACCCATAAGAATTTAGCAAAATTCCATCTGGGTATTTTTTGAATCAAAAACATCAAGCATGGAATCGTTGCGGCTAATAGTACGCCTGCATGTTGAGGATTTCCGGTCGTTCCTAAGAAGCGACCTTGTACGAACGTAATTGGTTGGCGGTTAATTAAAAATTGAATGCTATTGACAAAGACAAAAATCAATCCTGCTACTGCGATCGATTTAACCGCAAGATGAAAATTTTCATCATCCTGCATCCATTTACCCGGACCCATTTTGAACATAAAGATGATGCCACCAAACGTCAATGCAGAGATAACTGCAAATTCTCGATCGCCATAAAGCACCGTCTTCGCAAAAATGCAAAATTGGACGGCTAGGAGATAATTGATAGCTTTAGGAAGTAACTTTTGTCGCCAATTATTCTGAGTTTGTAATGCTACAAATATTAGTAGTATTAACAATACAATTGCCAATGGCCTACCATTACTACGAATTTGCTGGAGTGGAAACATTAGTGGTGGTGTCACTCTCGTCCACTGATCCTTAAATGTATTGAGGGATGAAGCAAAGCAACAGAGACTAAACAGCAACCAGCCTGTGGGACGATCTCGACTAGCTTTGACGACCATCAGTAAACCGATGGCAATACCAATTATGCCAATGGGAGTGGAGATGAAACCAATCAGTTGGTCGATAAAGGTTTTATTCATATTTTAATTTGATTAAGTTAGAACTCGATTCTTTCCAGCAGAGGCTCCGCCAAAGAGAGATGTCGAACTGAGTTTGCTTACTTTTGCTATCCGGAGAGAAGCTTGCCACCGATCGACCCAAATACCACTTGCATAGGGAGCAGCTAGTGTTTGAGATCTTTGACCCCAGATAGGTAACTCGGCATGATGCTGATGAAAGGTTAAGAAGGCTTGGGTGATACTTGCGGTATTTTCTTCAGGAATTACTAAACCGTTGTACCATGAGCGGACAACTTCGACCTCAGAACCACATACATCGGTACAAATAATTGGCAAACCTGCGGCGGCTGCTTCGACAATCGCTAACGGCCAGGGGTCGAATCGACTAGGGAGGATAAAAGCACCAGCCGATTGCCACACAGATTCCATATCAGTAGGTTGTAAAAAGCCACGATCGATAATTCCTGGTTTGCCTGCTAATTGAGATTTAAGTTCGCCTTGACCGCAACACACCAAATCCCAAGGATCTTCAACTCGATCGCGATAATCTTGATAGGCTTGGACTAATAAATCGATCGCTTTGACCGGAATATAACGTCCGATAAACAGAAACGATCGTGGCCAGTCTGCTTGAGATCGTTTTTTCCACAGCGGCACCCAGCTATTGTAGTCAATCCCATATAAACCTCGATCGATTCGCTCGGCTGCAATCCCCAATCGTTTGGCATATTGCCAGCTTCGCTCGCCTGTAACGACTACTCGATCCATCCGTTGCAGAAAAGAGCGTAGTACTAGCGGTGCCAGTCGTTGGCGCAAGTTATCTTTCCAAGGCGTATCCATGCCCATGATAAAAGCGGCATTTTGGAGCTTACTTGAAGTGGCTAATTTACAGTAGGGTTGATGCAACCAGCCACACATAACCACGACATCTGGGTGTTCTGATAACACCAGTTGCTCGATCGAATTTGAATCTTGTCGAGCCTGAAGATCGAGTAATTTAGAGGGAATACCTTGCATTAATCGATCGCCAAAAGCAGTTTCTGTCAATGCTTGAAATGCAATTACAAAAACATCGATCTCGGCTGATTCTTGCAATGCTCGCCAGCAGGCAGCCATATAACCAGAGATATCCGACCAACAGAAGACAACCTTGAGTTTCATATTTACCAGCACTATCGATTTAAACGTCTTGTCGATCGACCCAGATTAATTTGGCGAAATCGCCAATCCGCTTTGCCGTGTAAACACTACCATTCGGACGGGCAGTTACATCTACGCGACCGAGTTGGGGAATATCGATCGTTGCTTGACGAGAATTACCTCCTGCTGCCCAAGCCACGATCGACCAGTTAGCCTTGTTGCGATGCTTGCGAGCTAAAACTCGAATATCTGGATCTTTAGTCGGAAATTCATAAGCTGGCGTATCTTTAGACCACACATGTTTCATCGGCCCTGGTAGTAAATCTCCTTGGCGCAGATAATTTTCTAAATGGCTGAAAATGGCATGAACGCGACTGAGGGCAACCATTTGTAACAGCCAATTTGGCGGTCGATCGGCATTGAATGAAATCTCAAATCCACCCGTTGGGAAATCGAAGTAGCCAGCAATACTACCGATATTTCCTGCCATATAGTAGCACTTTAGAAATCCAATGTATCGATCGATCTCGCCAAATACCGGATCTTTACCGCGCATCCAGCCACTACAAACCCAGTTATAAGACAGAGGATCGCCGAACTTAATTTGCTGTCCGACGGAGTTAAGGACTTGTGTGAGAATGTCCATGTTCCCCGTCCAACCAGTATTAAACTCTTTGAAATATGTTGAGCTGCTGGGACGATCGGAAATCTTCCGCATGTACTTATAGTCATAGCACCATTGTTCCCAGCCGCCATAACGTCCGCGATGGGGATTGCTATCGGCGGGATAGTAAACATACATTTGACGATCGGGTACGGCTTGACGGACAGCCTTGGTGATAAACGACTCCTGATAAGCCTTGCGAGCGGAAATATATTCAAACCAATCGCGGTTTCTCCTTGCTGAAACTACTTGGGGATCGCGTTCGCAGGATTTCTGAATGCCACCCAAGACAGTCAATCCATATTCCCCACCGTTTAAAACCACGGAGATCGGTGCTTTGCTGCGAATCTGTTTTAATGGATCGGATCGCAGCTTGGCAGCGGCTTGTAATGCCGCTAGGGGGGCTTCTGGACTCCAGATTTTTTTACCATCTAGCAATTCCCCGCGTTCGTTCCGCAACCAAATTGCGTCAGGGGTAGTGGGTAGCTCTGGGCTAAGAATCACGGCAAGTTGGTAACGTTTGGGATTGGCAGCAGCCAAAGCCATTACTTTAGCTTCTTCACTTTGGGGATTACCCAGGGCGGAAGCAACTCGATCGACAGTTGCATAGGGACCCCACTCTAAAGCATAGCCCCAGCGATCGGCTAGTTCGACTCTACTGTCAAATGGCAATGTCCATCCAAACCGAGTCAGTGGCGGAAGTGTATGACCTCGCTTGAATTTTGGTGCGGGCAGTTGTTTTAAGTACTGTGCTGGGTCGAGCGAGGTACCAGTACCGATCGCGACAATCGGTGTCGCCGCATCATCAGACATTTCGGATAAGATCGAGCGGGCGCGCGATCTTGCTTGCCGATTGCTACAAGCGATCGCTCCCATCAATCCAGCACCTGCAAGAATAATCTGTCTGCGTTGCATAAATCTATTCCTTCACCTGGCTGGCGACTAATTATTTTTTAGTGTGATTTATTAATTTGTCTGCTCAGTTTATTACACGCTTGAATAGGTTTTATTGTTGATCGTCTAAATTTCTGTTCGATTTGAGCGGCCCGATAGAATAATGACTCAACAATTGCAGTTATAATTCTAAAGTTGCCAATGTGTCACCTTGATGTTCTGTCAAATGATAGTCATATTTTTTTAGTAATATATGAGCTTGCGATCGTTCATCTTCAGATAAATGGGCATGTTCGTATAAAATTAATTTTGGCTGATAACGTTCAAAGTCAATTTGACTGAGAACCTTAAAATCAAAACCTTCAGTATCAATGTGAACTAGATCTATTTTTTCAACATGATGTTTGTCTAAAACAGATTGCAATGGCAAACAGTCAACGATTGCTTCAATAATATACGGACGGACTCGATCGCTAAAATGATTGATAATATTGATAATATGGTTGATATCGAACGATCCTAATTGATCGTAAGTATTTGGTAGCTCGCCGACCAGCTCTTGACGACTATCTTCAGACAAATAATAAAAACTTTTTTTACAGGCAGTTAGCCCGATCGCCACATTTTCAAATACTAATCTAGATTCGTTTTTATATGTATCTTGGTAGTTTTCCTTGAGGCGATCGAAGCAAAAAACGACAGGCTCGATAAAAATTCCTGCATAATTTTTATTTTCGACAATCAGATTATGAATTGGATCTCCTGTTAGACCATCATTAGAGCCGACTTGCAAGAAGAATACATTATTATGTTTTTGAAACATGCTTGAATTTTAGCCTGTAGAAAAGGCTCTGGAGAATTAATCGCAATTCTATAAAGCTTTCTTGTGGCAAGATGAAGGGCTGGATACCTTCTCAAAAAACTTCTAAGATTAGATTCAATTGTATTCATTATTTATGAAAATGTTTGCAATGTAGTAACTAACCGATCGATACAATTAGACCAAGTATATCGTGCGACATGTTGATGTCCTCTGCGAATATATTCAGCTCTTAACTGTGGTGTGCGATCTAGAGCAGCCAAGATATCCACAATTTCTGCGGTGCTAGTTGGCTCGACGATAATCCCTGCATCACCAACAATTTCTGGTAAAGATGCTCGATTGGATACTACCGTCGGAATCCCAGCCGCCATCGCTTCTAAAGCGGGGATTCCAAATCCTTCATAGGGCGAGAGAAATAGCAAGGATGACGCACATCGCAATAAAGGAGGCAAGTCTACATCAGCAACCATTCCCAACAAGGTAATATTTGAATAGTCTCTTGCGGCTGTCACATAATCTGGTTCGGAGTCACCAGCAACAACAATCTGTAAGCCACTCTTGCTTTGTTGAAGCAGTTTGGCAACTTTTAGCACATCATCGGCACCCTTCTTATGCCGCAAACCACCCACAATCATAATATAGGGAGAGCGATCTGCATTACCGATCCTCAAAAGACTCGGCACCTGAAGATCTGCTAGCTCAATTTTAGCAATCTCAAAGAATGATGAATCTACACCGTTACCAATTACCTCAATTTTGTGGGGATTTGCACCCAACAAATCTACCATTCTCTGCTTTGAGAACTCAGATACAGTTAATACAACTTGACAACGAGCTAACGTTTTCCTCACCCACCGCCCCCATTTATAAGCAAACCACCGATGTTGCCAGGTATGCGACCACGGTAATTCAGTTTCAAACGCCTGAATATCATGAATGGTTACTGCGACTGGGCATTTAGAGACTGGAATATAAGTCTCCATCGGTGCATACAGCCAATCTGTATCATCGGGAATATGCCGATCCATGTTTGGTACTCCCAGTAGTTTCCAGGTTCGCTCGGTGGTGTTTTCCGCAGCGGGAAATGTAGTAAAGGGGAGTGATGACAATGGAGACAGTGGATCTAGTTGTCGATTCGCACTCAGCCACTGTTGAGAGAACAACAGTTTTAGAGACATCTCATCTCGTTTTTCTAGGCCCAACAACATATTATTAATATGTTTGCCAACTCCAGTACAAGGTAGATAGGTGCGGGTAGGATGAATGTAAGAAAGAAGGTTCATGCAGTCAGGAAAAACTCAATTACTAAGTATGCTCGATCGATTTTAGACAGCCTGTTAGTAATATTTGAAAATATCCACTCTGGAAAATTGCTGGAGGTTTTATTTAATGATGAAAAACCAATAAATATTGAGAACTAAAAAGAATCGTAAACTTTCTCTAGAATTTCAATATTTTTCTGGAGATTGTGAGATTGTTCGATATATCTCAAAGCAGCTCTAGATTTAGAGTTTAATTGCGTTCTGTCTGCCAAAATCGAACAGAATACCTCAATTAATAACTCTGTAGACAAAGCAGACATTTTGGCATTTTTTTCAGGAGAAGTTCGATCAAGAGTGAAAGCTTTGACAATAAAATTACCGTTTTCTGAAACCTGAGCCAAAGTTGAGTGATGTTATGGCATGATTTCCGGTTAACCTGGCAATACGGTATCGACTTATTAAAATTTACACAGCTTATTACGAATAAACTCTTTCAAAAATTTACTAAAATGCTCCCTTTTAAATGATTCAAACCAAATATTTCGATCGATGATGTGTTGATAGTTAGAGCGTAATGACTGAATTCTTAGTGCTGCTTCAACCAGACAATCAAAACTAGTCTCAAGTGCAAAGTTAGCTTGCCAGTATTCTAAAGCTTTATGCCCCATTTCCTCTGCTCTAATTTCTATTTCCTCTAATCGAGCGGGGATAGAATTAACATCACCTTCAGGAACTATCACGGAAAATTCATTCCAGTTGGTTCCTACTGGTGGTATCCAGTCGTCAGAGATAATAACAGGCACTCTACCCTGTCTCATCGTCTCAAAAACTCGATAGCTTGAAACTCCGATACCACGCGGGCACAAAACAAACTTACTTAAATTTAGAACATCCGCATATATTTTGTAATCTATATATTCAATCGAAGCATCTCTTAAATATGAGTGAGGATGATTTAAATTTAAAACTTTTTGACGTAATTTTGGGCAAGTGTTTGAGTTACCTATAAACGAAAATAAGTATTTACAGCTAGAAAATTCAGCTCGCTCGGTAAGTACCCAATCATCAAAGACACAGAAATAAAAACCATATTCATAAATGGGGTATTGATGTAAGTAACTAGGAATGGTGAGATATATCCCTGGAATCTTAGGTATTGTCACATCTTGAAAATCAACAACCAAACATTTATTAGAATATTTTTTGTATATGTCTGAATTAATAGTGTCGGAGTGATAATAACGTCTGAAGTCGATAAATAAGATAATATCTGCTTCACTCGGCGAATCTGTAATTTTATGGAAATCACTTCGACGATACTGCGCTGCTCTCATTACTCGATTAAAATTGTCAAGTGAATGAGGGTTCCACGAACTTTTCTCTGAAGTTGTCGTTAAATGTACTAGAGCCATATTAACTATATTTATTGCTTAAATGTTCATTGTCAAACTAATTTAAAACAAGATTTATACACATGAAGGGGTGAGAGGGTGTCTGAAAAGTTAGGCAAGACCTTTACAGACAGATTCTCACAATCCTGGGGGCTTTACTACCCCCTTTTCAGACACCCTCTGAGCAAAGCGTTTTTGGAAGCAGCTTGCATTTACTAATTACCAAGTTTTTATATAATAAAACAACTCAGAAAGTATGATAAACATCCTCTAAAATTTTAATATTTTTACAAACATCATGATTTTTTTCAACATATTTTAATGCTGCTATAGATTTTGATTTTAAGTGTTGCTCGTCTTGCAATATTGAGATTATAATATCAAGTAACAACTCGGTTAATACATTAGACATTGCTAATCTTAGATCGGGAGAAGTTCGATCGATGAGTGGGAGTCCATCGCCATTATCGACTAGTGGCATATCTATTATCCACCCCCGATCTGGATGATTAATTTCTGGCAGTGCTAAAATATTAGTTGTAATTACCGGGCACCCATAACTAAAAAACTCAAGCACTGAATAACCATAAGAATCATTGTAAGTGGGTAACAAGCCAATGTGACTGGTTGCCATTAAATTAAAAACTTCTTTCTGGCTAATTTCTGGGAAAACTTTGATTTTGCCTTGACTATCTTCAATTAATTTAAGAGCATGTTCGAGATTTGCCTGGGGAGCGGGAACGGGATAATCATTGGTAGTTA harbors:
- a CDS encoding glycosyltransferase family 2 protein, encoding MLDKVTPLILTYNEAPNIARTIEKLAWAKEIVVIDSYSNDETLNILKSYPCVKVFQRAFDTHAIQWNYGVRQVSSEWVLSLDADYCIPDRLVGEISALNDRSIDGYFVPFKFCVFGKPLQRAILPPRQALFRKEACTYIDDGHTQLLVNKGLSGTLKEHIYHDDRKPVNRWFNSQIKYADLEMKKLIDIPPTQLSFVDKIRLAKVIAPVLVFVYCLIYKGGILDGWHGIYYAFQRVFAELILSIKLIEHEFYKTKTID
- a CDS encoding succinate dehydrogenase/fumarate reductase iron-sulfur subunit, producing the protein MKLTLKIWRQASAQSSGRFVAYQLADVSPDMSFLETIDLLNQNLIIADEDPIAFDHDCREGICGSCAMYINGRPHGAKTASTTCQLYMRSYRDGDTITVEPWRANAFPIIKDLMVDRSAFDRIIQSGGYISVNTGNAVDANATPIAKDIAAAAFADAMCIGCGACVAACKNSSAMLFVAAKVSHLSLLPQGQPERQRRALNMVTQMDKEGFGSCSNTGSCSAVCPKEISLATIAHLNREYRQARS
- a CDS encoding fumarate reductase/succinate dehydrogenase flavoprotein subunit, producing the protein MLDSKIPAVPVAQQWQTYQENARLISPANKSKLEIIIIGTGLAGASAAATLAEQGYRVKAFCFQDSPRRAHSIAAQGGINAAKNYQNDGDSVQRLFIDTIKGGDYRSREANVYRLATISTQIIDHCVAQGVPFAREYGGMLSNRSFGGTQVQRTFYAAGQTGQQLLLGAYQALERQVALGKIAMYTRHEMLDLVRIDGKARGIIARNLITGELERHFGHAVLLCSGGYSNVFYLSTNAIGSNVSASWKAHKQGALFANPCFTQIHPTCIPVAGEHQSKLTLMSESLRNDGRIWVPKTAGDRRPAVEIPESERDYFLERRYPAYGNLVPRDIASRAVKEVCDAGYGVGHSQRAVYLDFAAALDRFGRAAIQNKYGNLFAMYAQITGEDPYAVPMRIYPAVHYTMGGLWVDYELMTAIPGLYCLGEANFSEHGANRLGASALMQGLADGYFTIPATISNYLADDLGTAPISIDRPEFMRAEAAVRARLERLIDIQGCQTVTSFHRRLGQIMWEHCGIVRTAAGLKSAILEIQALRSEFWQDAKIPGTVDALNPELDLAQRVADFLELGELMCIDALHRQESCGCHFRTEFQTEAGEAQRNDKAYAHVAAWEYLPDLQWQFHPEPVEFELAQLSQRSYK
- a CDS encoding succinate dehydrogenase cytochrome b subunit, whose amino-acid sequence is MQVPNFYSSSIGRKVIMAGTGLFLIAFLVVHLGLNATLFVNDGGRLFDRTAELLRHNWLLHGLEILVFSSSIVHIWQGISLSIQNQSKRSTPYAVNPGLSFDPARSMGLLGGIILVFLVLHLYQFWLPNAIGTSTDSLYRLVRDTMSHGWVISIYVLGCIALSAHLLHGWRSLCITLGVTEQYLQLIAPIGISFAIVVPLGLAAIPIFFFISGYARF
- a CDS encoding glycosyltransferase; the encoded protein is MKILHVIPSVSPARGGTSRAVLDMVRALRDCGIDAEIATTNDDGDNLLDVPLGKSTIYDRVPTYFFARFSPQLPALRDFAFSGSFTNWLFQNVTKYDVIHVHALFSYTATVTMAIARFRGIPYITTPHGMLCAWSLQQGGQKKQTYLNAIERANLNGARSIQVTCQQESDDVATLNLKSQTFVLPLALTDTPVQIPDAAKLLRQSLNCALDEPIILFLSRLHYKKGLEYLIPALGRITERRFTFVLAGNGTPAYEAEIQALLADAGIEQRTRMVGFVEGERKDLLIQGANLFALTSHSENFGISVLEALAVGTPVLVTPGVGLAPVVSDKGLGFVADLDIESIAHVLDRVLTDLDLAKSIGDRARQFTLEHYTWEPIAVELIRVYRDLL